The Halichoerus grypus chromosome 14, mHalGry1.hap1.1, whole genome shotgun sequence genomic interval GAGGGACCGGGTGGAGGCGCTCTGCTGCCACCTATCCCGGGTCCTGAGGGAAGCTGCCAGAAGGGGATCAGTGCTTGCTTGGCCAGGTCTCTGCAACTCAGCTTCGTTTGACAGGCATGGCCCTTTCAGTGCTGGTGATCCTGCTCCTGGCTGTGTTGTATGAAAGCATCAAGGTTGGCAAAGCCAAGCTGCTCTACCAGGCCACAGTGGGCATGTCCATCCGCACCAGCCAGCTCACTGAGGAGACAGACCAGGATTCTTCCAGCTCAGACTCAGCCCCGGTCAGCAGAACCCGCCTCAGGTAACAGGCACAGCGTGTGGGGAATGGCAACGTACTCACATTCACCCTGAGAGAGAGGCTGGGCCCAGAGGGCACTGGCCCCACTTCACGGAaagcaaactgaggcccaaggaagGACCAGGACTTGCCAAAGTAGTGAGGTGAGCTAGAGCCCGGGTCTCCTGGTGCCTAGGCCGGGTCTACAAACAGCCACTCGGGAGGCTCCGATCTTCAGGACTCTGATGCAGGCCTCAGCCCAGCAATAGGGGTGTCCACGCAGTCCTCCTCCAAATCTCAGCAGCCCTTCTTAGCTCACTAAGGCTTCCAAACCCAGGATGGAATCTGCAGCTGTCCCTACACAAATAGTAAGGATTGCTTGTCAGCAGTGGACCAGTCTTGGCAGGGGagctccctcttccctccttcccaccccagtcTGGTAAGGCAGCCGTGTGGGGTCCCACATCTGCCCTCTCTCCAGCTCCAGCTGTGCTTCCCGAGCCTGCCTGCTCCTTACACAGGTGTCTCTGCTGTCACACCCAGCCTGCAAGGGAGGTATCCTTATTCCTcctttactgatgaggaaatttaagttcagagaggttaagataTTTGTGCTAAGCCACAGTAAGTGGCTGAGCTAGGAGCTGATCTTTCCATTGTAATACTGCCTCCCACAGcagattcagaaagaaaaacataccTGCCTTACTGATGATTTTGTATTATCCTTTATCAGACATGACAGAATACATATGtcattttccctttttgccttggatgccaggaagctcagagctgAATATAGTAGAGACATGATTGCCCAAGGCTCCTTATACAAGGCCCTGTCCCCTATCAGTGGTTTCTCGTATGTCTCTTTAGAAAGAAATCTCTTCTGGGTCAAGCACACAAATTATAAATAAGCTGGTCCTATAACTCAGCTGCTCTAATTCCTGACACCAGCTCATTACCACCACCATTAACTTGACTCTCTTTTTCATCTAGGTGGTTTTTCTGTCACTTTGGCCAGTCTCTAATCCACGTCATTCAGGTGGTCATAGGCTACTTCATGATGCTGGCTGTCATGTCATACAACACGTGGATCTTCTTCGGCGTGATCCTCGGCTCTGCTGTGGGCTACTACCTAGCCTACCCGCTTCTTAGCATGGTTTAGCTGGTGAGGGTTATGCAGGCACTGGGGGCTGGAGAGAGCTGGGGCCCCCTCGTGCAGACATTGAACTTCCAGCCCCGTGTCTCCTGTTTCTTCTGATGGCTATTTGGCTCCCCTCGCTCCCAGCTCCTGGAGACGTCCTGCTGAAGCCAGCACTTGCTGCCCGGAGTTCGGAGGCCCCTGCAGCTACCTCTGTCCTCAGCCAGCCTGCACGGGGCCTGGACATGAGCTTTTTGTGCCTTAGTAAAGCTGCTGTGACCTGAGGGAGAATGGAGAGACCAGAACCTGGGGGCAGGGTTGCTGAGCCCACGATGACTTATCTCTGTgactaaaaattaagaatttccaaAGATCTTCAAGACGGGGAGATGGGTTCTGGGTGACGAAGAGCACGAAAGCTGCATACCTTCTGCCCTCGTGATTTGTGCCTTATAGAGAGGAGCACCTTCCATTGGACTTCCCGACCTCTTCTGTCCTTGAGGGACGGAGACCGAGCTGGCTCCTTTTTCTCACCTTTCTGTCTTTGGGACACATAATGATGGTCTGTTCTGTGGATCACGGTGACAAActaagatttttcctttttcccactgGACCCCTGGTTCGCAATTTTGCACAAGAATACAGAATTTTTAGCAAAATGACTTCATTGGATTCCTGCTGGATAGCTGCGTCTGCTGGGaactgtttctctttcttgtggGGCGTGCGGCAGATTCAAGGCCAAGAGGCGGGACTGTTCTCAAGGCCCCTGACCTATCCTCTGGATGGTGAGCTGCTCCCATCAGACAGCACTGCCTGCGGAGGAAGGCAGTCTAGAGGGGCCTGGGGAGCTTTTCAGGACCCCACTGCTCCCTTTTATCCTGCTCCTCCTTTTATGCAGAACAGAGAACTGCTGAATATccagtattttgttttctctagttCTTACCCACTGCTCACCCATCTCATCTGGTGGGGAGACACGGTTCATTCACTGAAAATACTGGGTAAGGCACGGGGAGTGTTGACTGAGGACGCAGTAAGCAGTCAAACCAAAGTGTTACCCGTAGAGTTAGATGGGACTCTCCAGATAGTTCACTCGACAGAGAAGCAAACACAAGACCCAGGGAGGGAACATTGAGGCTGGATACTGGAATGTCTATGCTCAAGTACCTCACGGGCTAGATGAAAGACGGTCTTAAGctttgggaattaaaaaaaaaatagacgttttaataaatattatttttaaacaatctgtGACCATTCTTGTGTTTCTGCTCAAACAGCAGGCACATGCCATCCTTGTAGCCACTGCAGGAGCTGAGGGGGGGGCAAATGCAGCTGGTAGTGCTGGCCGTAGGGCTGTCCAAGGACGGAGTCTGTCCATCTGCTAGGAAGACAACTCTGTGCTCAGGGTAGCCAGCCCTGAAACGCTGTGCCCTCGGGCAGACACCCCACAGCCTAGCCTCGCTGACAGTCATTCTCACGTTCACACACCGAGTCCTGACTGGGTGCTGCCCGCTGTGAGAAAAACAACTAGCTGCCACGTGGACTGCAAGGCACCTTCTctccctgagggtggcagcaaaaatacatcaaaaccacttttgggcgcctgggtggctcagttggttaagtgactgccttcggctcaggtcatgatcctggagtccctggatcgagtcccgcatcgggctccctgctcggcagggagcctgcttctccctctgaccctccccccctctcatgtgctctctctctcattctgtctcaaataaataaaatctttaaaaaaaaaacaaaaaaaaaaccacttttaaTTTGCAGTGAGAACTATAAGAGAAAGTAGGTGACCCCTTCAGGACTGACCAGTGCAACCTCCCCACCTCAGCAGCAAATTGGAAGGCTGCTCCGTGGCACGAGGGGGGTGAGCTTTCTCCAGCACGGTCTTGCTGATGGAGCCGCACGTACCCAGTTATCCATCCTGACCAGCTCAGGCTCCCTCCCCTGGGGCACTGCTGACATGAGCACTTCCATGGGTGATCGGCAACCTCTTTGGTTTGATACAGTGGTAATACGTGTGGtgagggcttttaaaaaaatgtgtgctcTAGAGAAGCTGGTTAGACTAAGCATTTCAACATTCTTCACGGCCAAGTCACAAAAGGTGGCACTTTCTCTAcctgaagttttttaaaaaatttaacagacACCTATCTAGTgctttttatgtgccaggcagtgttctgaGCACCTCagaatattaactcatttaaccctcacaaccaGGTACAAATTGTTCGTCCCTGTTTTAGacaagaggaagctgaggcacagagaagttaaaatcACCCAGCtcgtaagtggcagagctgggctgcaGCACCAGGCAGCCTGCCCTGAGTCTGCTCATCAGCGCAGATGAGCATGAGGCTCAGAGGGTAACTGGCCGAGGCCACATGGCACCTAGTGGCACGAGGCTGTGAACGGAGACAGTGGGGGCTGCAAAGCCCGTGCTGTGTGTTTTACCCCAACAGGGCAGAGATTCTGTTTCAGAAGATCCGGCCTGAGGCCCAGGAGCCTGGATTTTGACAGGCACCACCGgccctcttcccccagcccagtGATGGATCCCACATGGTGGACAAGAGCCCAGGCTCCAGAATAGGCTGGCCAGGATTTGAATTCTCATTCTCCTGCTTcctagctgtgtaatcttggacAAGTTAATTTAACTCTCTAAGCCTTGGTCTCTCTATAAAATGGGTTAAGTGTCTTATGCAAAGGGCTGCTGGAGATGAGACAGTCTGTGTAAAGTGCTCAACAACAAAGTTTAGTAAACAGTGGTTCTTACTGCCTCCCAGCCCCATTTACGGCACACAGGCTCACAAAGGATCTGTCTTCACAAAGGATGGGGTCAGGTCATCGGAATTCAGGACGCTctcttataaacattttaaaccagggaacatttttattaaaattattctttttcaagactggTTGCATGGTCTTTGGAAAATCCTGAAATAAGGAAAATGACCACAGATATTTTCTCACTACTCTTCTCTGCATTCGTCCTGGCCCCGAGTCCAGAGGGAATGGAAGCTGCTCTCAAAGTGAAGAATCAGTCAGGTGCCACGATGCACGACAATGCAAGGTAGGGACCCTCCCACCTTCTGTGCAGGGCTTCCTAGGGTGTAGGACCAAGTGTGCCAGAGCGAGTGGATGATATGACCAGTTCTCAGATAACCACAGTGCCCCAAGCCTTCATGCGTCTAGGATGAGCTGGGACAGCAGAGTGGTGACTTTCCTGAAAGCCTGAGTTCCAGGGTTAGGTGCAAAGGGAGTATGTCACAGTGCTTTCATGCATGTGAACCAACCCCAGTCTGTTCCAACTCCTACCCTGAGAGTCCCAGAGAAGAGCACAGCCAGCCTTAGAGCCAAATTCCATTTCTCCCCAAGAGCTTGAGGCAGGTTTCATTGCAgacatttattttagttttgttaatttcaaatattcattgACCTCTTGTATCAGATTTAAGGCAGAGAAAAGATACATGTCCCAGGACTGCAGGCAAGGCTGTTAACTGAACCAGGGTTTGGATAGTGTAGTCCACCCTAGGTTCCACCGGGCAGACCTTCCCCGAGACGACAGGTCCCGTTGCTGGTGCACAGCTGAACATCGGGAGGCAGATCAGTCTGAGTTAGTGAAGAGACTAAAAAGCTTGGAAGAGGGCAGGATTCTTGTAGGTGACTGGCTGCAGGCAACCCACCAGCCCTTCCTCCCAAGGGGACTCTGAGGCGGGATCCCAATGTTGTGAAGACAGGCTCACACTCCTCTCGGACCAGCCGGGCGGGGCGCTTAGAAGTTGGCTAACTCAGGTATGTGCACTGCTGTCCTCAGAATGCTCACCTTCACCTCACCCTGCGGCTTGTCTAGACACAGGGCTGGCTGTGCAAAATCATGCTTAGGGAAGGGTCGGTAGAGAAACCTTCGCACCAGTTTCCTGGGTCTTCATCCCAGCCAGTCAATGTCATCGTCATCGTCATCATCTCCAAAAAGGGGTGTTGGGGGCGGCCGTCCCTTCATGCtctgacaaaacaggaaagagcAGTCAGTCCTCACCTGGCCCTGCACCAGACGACCTTCCTGCCCATGTGAGGTGTAGCGAGCCGACACCTGTTCCCCGGCTCCAGGTTGGGAAGGAGGGTGTTGGTTAGGGTTTTACTGAAAGGACTAAGCCTGCGGCCAGCAAACCTGGGCTTCCAGATAAGTTTGCTGGGCTTCCAGATAAAGCTGaaacaagcaggcagagaagggaggcaaTCTTCCAACACACAGACAAGAAGACCAACATTGgctaattttgtcatttatttgtgAAACACATGTATTGATTTGACAGGTTTCTTCTCATGCAGTGACTTACACATTTCGTGTGGGAAAAGAAGGGTCGATGGGGGAGAGATGCgagtgggaggaagaaagagagaagcagagcagccctgagggaagagagaagatgcAAGAAGATGAAGAGAGGTTGGGAAGAATACAGCTCCATCTGAAGAAACGTTGTGGCCTATGGTGGCCTGTCTGGTTCTGGACGTGCCCCGAGCATGTGAGACAGTTGAGTTCAGAGGCTTGGCCACATTACCCAGTGGCAAATCCAAGAGATGATGAAAGCCCAGGAGCACAGGGCCACAGCCCCCAACACCCCTGAGCTCACTGGCCCTTCCCTCGCTCCCTCCACCCAGGTAGTAGGAAAAGGGAGATTAACAGGCCACGGAGGAAACCCTCCCCCACTTTTCATGACTTGAGCTCCTGGCCTTTTTCTTCTAGATTGCTGGGAACAGGTCCCGCGGGGGTGGCAGGGATTGACGCTGGAGAAAGGCACACATGGAGTTTCCCCTGCTCTGAGCTACTCTGGCCCAGGGTCTGGCCAAACAGAAGGCAGCATGATGCGGTCAGGGGTCCCTGGTACGGACCTTGtacctctctctgggcctcaactAAATGATCTTTAAACTCTACAGTAGTGAATTAAAAGGTGGCTCACTGCTTCTGTTTTATTCCAACTAAAGTTCTGGCTCTGCATTCACTAGCATTATAACCTTGAGCATATTACTTAATCTTGCTGAGCCTCAGTCCtcttttctataaaataggataaaatccTCACTGGGTTAGTAGAGTATTAAATGAGAATGTCTGTGAAGTTTTCAAAGTATCCCAGAAACAGAAATTAACTTGGTAGTATTTATATTAATACCAATAATATACTGCTAACTAAACATTCCAACTATATTTAGCGCAGCCACTTGGGATACTCaattggctttttgtttttatttctaagtgcGAATTCATATTCAGAACTCCTGAATGAAAACTTACTTCTTGGGAAGAAAGGCCAACGGGAGGAGATGGTGCCCCTCCCCGCAGAGGAGCGCAGGCAGGAGGCGAGGGCGTCGGTACACGCAAGCCGGCTTCTCGCTCGGCCACAGCCATTTCCCCAAGGTTTTGGCAAAAGGCAAAACCCACTCTGGCTGACACATGAGGGGAGAAAAATGTGCCCTCAATCACCTCACATTTCTGTCCTTGGGACAGGCTGAGCTTGAACCTGATCTGTGTTCTCCACCCCTGTTTCACTCTGGTGACATTCCCATCAGAGCAGTCAAATGTCCTAGGGACAGCCTAACTCCGCACGTGGGGACAACAGATGCGAGAATCGGGGCTCTGATCCAGGCTCTGTGAGCAAGCCACCCTCCGGCCGTCACTTTGGAGCTTTGTAGAGCGAGGTCATGCTATCGGTACTTAACCCATTTTCTGCCTGGGGTGTTGTGAGGCAAAACAAGGTAGCAGCTTGGAAAGCAGGCTGAGGATGCGGAAAGGCCCAGAAACAGGTGGTCTTAGAAGGAGCCTGGGGTTTCAGTCCTAGCTCTGTGGCTGTAGGTAAatcacctttctgagcctcagtttgtctACGAATAAGGATACAAGACAAAAAATTCAAAGTCCCTTCTGATTGTAAAATAGACAATCTCTGACCAGATCTGAGGGAACCTGAGGCCTTAGCATTCTAATGCAGGACTAAGCAGCCCAACTTCCTTCACTGAAAGTAGAAATCATTCCTGCATGGACACAGATCGTGATCCTTTTTCAGGAATAAAGTGGTATCTGCCCATCCCCACTGTGCTTACAGagctgccccctcccagccccacgcCTGCTCCCACAAGGCGCTGCACACAGAGCCCAGGGCATGGGCCACCCACAGACTCCACTCCTCTTCTCAGAGCCAGCGGGGAAGGGCCCCCGGGTGGTGGTGTGAGGACTGGGCAGTGCCTGGGATTTCCTTACCACCtcatcttcatcctcctcctcaggCTGTGCTTTGGGCCTTGAAACTTTCAGAGTTGCCCCTTTAAATAGTTCATCTTCTTCATCCCCTGGGAGACTgaaggaaaaatcaagaaaatcaagTCATAGAAAATGGtgttactggggtgcctgggtggctcagtcggttaaggtctgccttaggctcaggtcatgatcccagggtcctgggatcgagccccgcatcaggctccttgctcagcggggagcctgcttctccctctctgcctacttgtgttctctctgtcaaataaataaataaaatctttaaaaaaaaaaaaaaaagaaagaaaatggtgttATTTCTGTTCCTGTTCTAGGCCACAGGGCCCACAACCTCTGGAGAAAGAACCCAACAGCTGTGGTAATCGCCCAGGGACTCCTCCCGCCTCTACACTGGCCTCCTAGCGTTCTTGACTCCCTCCATGACctacagccagagtgatcttcaTAAACTAATACATCAGGCCATGTCACTTTTTGCTTAAATCCCTTTAATAGCTTTTCACAGTACCTAAAATCCAAACTTCTAAGAGTGACACAAAATCTCACGTGCCTTGTCCCTACTTCATTCTCCAATCTCAGATTAACACCATTCTCCTTACTGTGCCCTCCTTAGTTCCTTGACTGTCATGTCCCctcctaccacagggcctttgcatgtgctgtgcCTGCTCTCTACAATCTCTTCCTCCCAATCTTGGCATTGAAGGCTCCTTTCCATCCTTTAGGTCCCAGTTTAAACATTACCTTCTCAGAATCCTTCCCTAACCACTCTATCTCAAAGTAGAGTAACTCCTCCTTTATTCTCTATTATATGaatagagaatttctttttttaagcacttttttaaagcatacttttataatacataaatatttgtttgtcttccccactagactgCAAGCTCCTTAACTCAAGAACCAAATCTGCCTTGCCTACCACCCCATTGCAGTGCTGACCACAGAGCCTCTTACATAGTAGGCATTATTGAACAAATAcatgaatgagtaagtgaatcaGACAGTCCTTCTCTGAGGACGAGTTACCAGCCCTGGAAACACCAGCCACAACCTCCACATAGAGCTGCCTTGTCCTGGAAACTGCTCAGGAAGACCTACCTGGCATGCTGAGAAGAGTGGCCGGACCCACTTGCTGCTCCGACAGTTAATGAACCTGCCTCTGTGTTTTCTAGCTCCTTAAAGGGAGCAGTGGAGTTAGGGACATTCTCATCTTTCTTGAGCTCTGGAGGCTGAGGCTCTTCTCCTAGACTTTCAGGCCCCAAGGCGAGTGGGTCCTCTTTCATGGAATGTGAAGTCAGGGATAGTCTCGTGGAGCTTTCTGGCTCCCCGACGTAGGCATTCTCCAATGGGCTGGCAGCAAGTGTCTCCTCGCACTCAGAGTCCACAAGCACAGGGCCCGGAGGCTGAGGGGGAATTGAAGTTGGGGGCCCCAGAGGTCTCCGGGAGGGCATACAAGCCAGTTCGGGTGGGAGGGAATCACCTTTTATCTCTGAGAGCGCCTCTGCTTCTGCGggctccccttcccttccctgtacCTCAtcctggggagcagagagggccTGAGGAGGCAGGGGGACAGCCTCCTGGACTGCCTGCTCCGATGACACCAGGGGGGACTCCTGCGACTCCCTACTCAGGGTCGCTGGGGGCGGCCCAGAACTGGCCGAGACCGAGAGCTCCCGGGAAGGTCTCTGGggctgctcttcttc includes:
- the SLC31A2 gene encoding protein SLC31A2, giving the protein MHFIFSNEVVLLFDFWSVHSPAGMALSVLVILLLAVLYESIKVGKAKLLYQATVGMSIRTSQLTEETDQDSSSSDSAPVSRTRLRWFFCHFGQSLIHVIQVVIGYFMMLAVMSYNTWIFFGVILGSAVGYYLAYPLLSMV